In Streptomyces alboniger, the following are encoded in one genomic region:
- the tal gene encoding transaldolase yields the protein MTSAAPSSSPLGALSDEGVSIWLDDLSRTRIESGNLAELIEKSHVVGVTTNPSIFQAAIGSGEGYEEQLADLAAREVTVDEAVRMMTTADVRAAADVLRPVYEATGGRDGRVSIEVDPRLAHATEATIAEAKQLAWLVDRPNVMIKIPATEAGLPAVTEVIGLGISVNVTLIFSLDRYKAVMDAYLAGLEKAHERGIDLSTIHSVASFFVSRVDAEIDKRLDKVGTDEATALKGKAALANARLAYEAYEQVFATDRAVRLAAAGAHKQRPLWASTGVKDPAYKDTLYVDELAAPGTVNTMPEATLRATADHGDIHGDTVTGTYDASRAELAAVEKLGISYDEVVRQLEDEAVAKFEAAWTDLLGTVANRLADKEADTK from the coding sequence ATGACCAGCGCCGCCCCCTCCTCCTCGCCTCTCGGGGCCCTCTCCGACGAAGGCGTGTCCATCTGGCTGGACGACCTGTCCCGCACCCGCATCGAGTCCGGCAACCTCGCCGAGCTGATCGAGAAGAGCCACGTCGTGGGCGTCACCACGAACCCCTCGATCTTCCAGGCGGCCATCGGCTCCGGTGAGGGCTACGAGGAGCAGCTCGCCGACCTGGCCGCCCGCGAGGTCACCGTCGACGAGGCCGTCCGCATGATGACCACGGCCGACGTGCGTGCCGCCGCCGACGTGCTGCGTCCCGTGTACGAGGCGACCGGCGGTCGTGACGGCCGCGTGTCGATCGAGGTCGACCCGCGCCTCGCCCACGCGACCGAGGCCACCATCGCCGAGGCCAAGCAGCTCGCCTGGCTCGTCGACCGCCCGAACGTCATGATCAAGATCCCGGCGACCGAGGCGGGCCTGCCGGCCGTCACCGAGGTCATCGGCCTCGGTATCAGCGTCAACGTCACGCTGATCTTCTCCCTTGACCGCTACAAGGCCGTCATGGACGCCTACCTCGCGGGCCTGGAGAAGGCGCACGAGCGCGGCATCGACCTCTCGACCATCCACTCCGTCGCCTCCTTCTTCGTCTCGCGCGTCGACGCCGAGATCGACAAGCGCCTCGACAAGGTCGGCACGGACGAGGCCACGGCGCTCAAGGGCAAGGCCGCCCTCGCCAACGCGCGCCTCGCCTACGAGGCGTACGAGCAGGTCTTCGCCACCGACCGCGCCGTCCGCCTCGCGGCCGCGGGCGCCCACAAGCAGCGTCCGCTGTGGGCCTCGACGGGCGTCAAGGACCCGGCGTACAAGGACACCCTGTACGTCGACGAACTGGCCGCGCCCGGGACCGTCAACACCATGCCGGAGGCCACCCTCAGGGCCACCGCCGACCATGGCGACATCCACGGCGACACCGTCACCGGCACCTACGACGCCTCCCGCGCCGAGCTGGCCGCCGTCGAGAAGCTCGGCATCTCCTACGACGAGGTCGTGCGGCAGCTGGAGGACGAGGCCGTCGCCAAGTTCGAGGCCGCCTGGACCGACCTGCTCGGCACGGTGGCGAACCGCCTCGCGGACAAGGAGGCTGACACCAAGTGA
- the zwf gene encoding glucose-6-phosphate dehydrogenase translates to MSVTAWQNPLRDARDRRLPRIAGPSGLVIFGVTGDLSRKKLMPAVYDLANRGLLPPGFSLLGFARREWEDQDFAQVVHDSVREHARTPFREEVWQQLADGMRFIPGDFDDDTAFRQLREAVDELDEKRGTSGNYAFYLSVPPKFFPKVVQQLKKHGLADAPEGSWRRAVIEKPFGHDLASAKDLNAIVHEVFAPDQVFRIDHYLGKETVQNILALRFANQMYEPIWNRSYVDHVQITMAEDIGIGGRAGYYDGIGAARDVIQNHLLQLMALTAMEEPAAFDAESLVMEKLKVLKSVRLPDDLSASTVRAQYAEGWQGGEKVKGYLQEEGIDPESKTDTYAAVKLEVDNRRWAGVPFYLRTGKRLGRRVTEIAVVFQRAPHSPFDSTATEELGQNAIVVRVQPDEGMTVRFGSKVPGTSMEIRDVSMDFAYGESFTESSPEAYERLILDVLLGDANLFPRTEEVEESWRILDPVEAHWDTHGRPARYASGSWGPREADEMLARDGRSWRRP, encoded by the coding sequence GTGAGCGTCACCGCCTGGCAGAACCCCCTGAGGGACGCCCGCGACCGGCGCCTGCCGCGCATCGCGGGCCCCTCCGGGCTCGTCATCTTCGGCGTCACCGGCGACCTGTCCCGCAAGAAGCTGATGCCGGCCGTCTACGACCTCGCCAACCGCGGTCTGCTCCCGCCGGGCTTCTCGCTCCTCGGGTTCGCCCGCCGCGAGTGGGAGGACCAGGACTTCGCGCAGGTCGTCCACGACTCGGTGCGCGAGCACGCCCGCACCCCCTTCCGCGAGGAGGTCTGGCAGCAGCTCGCCGACGGCATGCGCTTCATCCCGGGCGACTTCGACGACGACACCGCGTTCCGGCAGCTGCGGGAGGCGGTCGACGAGCTGGACGAGAAGCGCGGTACGAGCGGCAACTACGCCTTCTACCTCTCCGTACCGCCGAAGTTCTTCCCGAAGGTCGTCCAGCAGCTCAAGAAGCACGGGCTCGCGGACGCCCCCGAGGGCTCCTGGCGCCGCGCCGTCATCGAGAAGCCGTTCGGCCACGACCTCGCGTCGGCCAAGGACCTGAACGCGATCGTCCACGAGGTGTTCGCCCCCGACCAGGTCTTCCGCATCGACCACTACCTCGGCAAGGAGACCGTCCAGAACATCCTGGCGCTCCGCTTCGCCAACCAGATGTACGAGCCCATCTGGAACCGGTCGTACGTCGACCACGTGCAGATCACGATGGCCGAGGACATCGGCATCGGCGGCCGCGCCGGCTACTACGACGGCATCGGCGCCGCCCGCGACGTCATCCAGAACCACCTGCTCCAGCTGATGGCCCTCACCGCCATGGAGGAGCCGGCCGCGTTCGACGCCGAGTCGCTCGTGATGGAGAAGCTGAAGGTCCTCAAGTCGGTGCGCCTGCCCGACGACCTGTCGGCGTCCACGGTCCGCGCGCAGTACGCGGAGGGCTGGCAGGGCGGCGAGAAGGTCAAGGGCTACCTCCAGGAAGAGGGCATCGACCCCGAGTCGAAGACCGACACCTACGCCGCGGTCAAGCTGGAGGTCGACAACCGCCGCTGGGCGGGCGTCCCCTTCTACCTGCGCACCGGCAAGCGCCTGGGCCGCCGCGTCACCGAGATCGCGGTCGTCTTCCAGCGCGCCCCGCACTCGCCGTTCGACTCCACCGCCACCGAGGAGCTGGGCCAGAACGCCATCGTCGTCCGCGTCCAGCCCGACGAGGGCATGACCGTGCGCTTCGGCTCGAAGGTGCCGGGTACGTCGATGGAGATCCGCGACGTGTCCATGGACTTCGCGTACGGCGAGTCCTTCACCGAGTCCAGCCCGGAAGCGTACGAACGGCTGATCCTGGACGTACTGCTGGGCGACGCCAACCTCTTCCCGCGCACGGAGGAGGTCGAGGAGTCCTGGCGCATCCTCGACCCCGTCGAGGCGCACTGGGACACCCACGGCAGGCCCGCCCGGTACGCCTCGGGCAGCTGGGGCCCGAGGGAAGCGGACGAGATGCTCGCACGAGACGGACGGAGCTGGCGCAGGCCATGA
- the opcA gene encoding glucose-6-phosphate dehydrogenase assembly protein OpcA, with amino-acid sequence MKIDLTDTTASKINKALVQGRRAIGTPAVGVVLTMVIVTDEENAYDSVKAAEEASREHPSRTLVVIRRTARSPRDRQGNRLDAEVRVGSEAGTGETVILRLYGEVGQHADSVVLPLLLPDAPVVVWWPVDAPENPAKDPLGALAARRITDAYAVEDPLAALAARASSYAPGDTDLAWTRLTPWRSMLAAALDQARVDVVSAAVESEADNPSAELLARWLGARLGVAVERVTTAGPVVTAVRLGTADGEIRIDRPEGPLATLSLPGQPARTLALKVRSTAELIAEELRRLDADEMYAVALHGDASGTKESVRHD; translated from the coding sequence ATGAAGATCGATCTGACCGACACCACGGCAAGCAAGATCAATAAGGCGCTCGTGCAAGGACGCCGGGCCATCGGGACGCCCGCCGTGGGCGTGGTCCTGACGATGGTCATCGTCACCGACGAGGAGAACGCCTACGACTCGGTGAAGGCGGCCGAGGAGGCCTCCCGCGAGCACCCCTCGCGCACCCTCGTCGTCATCCGGCGCACCGCCCGCTCCCCGCGCGACCGGCAGGGCAACCGCTTGGACGCCGAGGTGCGGGTCGGCTCCGAGGCGGGCACCGGCGAGACCGTGATCCTGCGCCTGTACGGCGAGGTCGGCCAGCACGCCGACTCCGTCGTCCTGCCGCTGCTCCTGCCCGACGCCCCCGTCGTCGTCTGGTGGCCGGTCGACGCGCCGGAGAACCCCGCCAAGGACCCGCTGGGTGCGCTCGCCGCCCGCCGCATCACCGACGCGTACGCCGTCGAGGACCCCCTCGCGGCCCTCGCGGCCCGCGCCTCGTCCTACGCCCCCGGCGACACCGACCTCGCCTGGACCCGCCTCACGCCCTGGCGCTCCATGCTGGCCGCCGCCCTCGACCAGGCCCGCGTCGACGTCGTCTCGGCCGCCGTCGAGTCCGAGGCCGACAACCCCAGCGCCGAACTGCTCGCCCGCTGGCTGGGTGCCCGGCTCGGCGTCGCGGTGGAGCGCGTCACGACCGCCGGGCCCGTCGTCACCGCGGTCCGTCTCGGCACGGCCGACGGCGAGATCCGCATCGACCGCCCCGAGGGCCCCCTCGCCACCCTGTCCCTGCCCGGCCAGCCCGCGCGCACCCTCGCCCTGAAGGTGCGCTCGACCGCCGAGCTGATCGCCGAAGAGCTGCGCCGCCTCGACGCCGACGAGATGTACGCCGTCGCGCTGCACGGCGACGCCTCCGGCACGAAGGAGTCCGTACGACATGACTGA
- the pgi gene encoding glucose-6-phosphate isomerase: protein MTDSTPLLARRPQWTALEDHRAKFNGTHLRDLFAADPSRAERYTVQVGDLHIDYSKHVVTDETLALLQELAAATDVFGQRDAMFRGEKINTTEGRAVLHTALRAPADAVIEVDGENVVPKVHAVLDKMAAFSQKIRTGEWTGHTGKRVRNIVNVGIGGSDLGPAMAYDALRPYTARDLTFRFVSNVDGADLHEAVRDLDPAETLFIIASKTFTTIETITNAKAARSWLLASLGDEAAVAKHFVALSTNAEKVAEFGIDTANMFEFWDWVGGRYSFDSAIGLSLMIAIGPDAFRELLDGFRVVDEHFRTAPAEANAPLLMGLLGIWYGNFHDAQAHAVLPYSHYLSKFTAYLQQLDMESNGKSVDREGRPVQWQTGPVVWGTPGTNGQHAYYQLIHQGTKLIPADLIGFAKPVDELGPELAAQHDLLMANLFAQGQALAFGKTPDEVRAEGVAEELVPHKTFKGNHPTTTVLARELTPSVLGQLIALYEQKVFVQGAVWNIDSFDQWGVELGKVLAKRVEPALAEGAEVPGLDASTRSLVATYRALRGRTS from the coding sequence ATGACTGACAGCACGCCGCTTCTCGCCCGCCGCCCGCAGTGGACCGCCCTGGAGGACCACCGCGCCAAGTTCAACGGCACGCACCTGCGCGACCTGTTCGCCGCCGACCCGTCACGCGCCGAGCGGTACACCGTCCAGGTCGGCGACCTGCACATCGACTACAGCAAGCACGTCGTCACCGACGAGACGCTCGCCCTCCTCCAGGAGCTGGCCGCCGCCACCGACGTGTTCGGGCAGCGCGACGCCATGTTCCGCGGCGAGAAGATCAACACGACGGAGGGGCGCGCGGTCCTGCACACGGCCCTGCGGGCACCCGCCGACGCCGTGATCGAGGTCGACGGCGAGAACGTCGTGCCGAAGGTGCACGCCGTACTCGACAAGATGGCCGCCTTCTCCCAGAAGATCCGTACGGGGGAGTGGACCGGCCACACCGGCAAGCGCGTCCGCAACATCGTCAACGTCGGCATCGGCGGCTCCGACCTCGGCCCCGCGATGGCCTACGACGCGCTGCGCCCGTACACCGCACGGGATTTGACGTTCCGCTTCGTCTCGAACGTCGACGGCGCCGACCTCCACGAGGCCGTCCGCGACCTCGACCCCGCCGAGACGCTGTTCATCATCGCCTCGAAGACCTTCACCACGATCGAGACGATCACCAACGCCAAGGCCGCGCGCTCCTGGCTGCTGGCCTCCCTCGGTGACGAGGCGGCCGTGGCCAAGCACTTCGTGGCCCTGTCGACCAACGCCGAGAAGGTCGCCGAGTTCGGCATCGACACGGCGAACATGTTCGAGTTCTGGGACTGGGTCGGCGGCCGCTACTCCTTCGACTCGGCCATCGGCCTGTCCCTGATGATCGCCATCGGCCCGGACGCCTTCCGCGAGCTGCTGGACGGCTTCCGCGTCGTCGACGAGCACTTCCGCACGGCACCGGCCGAGGCCAACGCGCCCTTGCTGATGGGTCTGCTGGGCATCTGGTACGGCAACTTCCACGACGCCCAGGCGCACGCGGTGCTCCCGTACTCGCACTACCTCTCCAAGTTCACCGCCTACCTCCAGCAGCTCGACATGGAGTCCAACGGCAAGTCCGTGGACCGCGAGGGCCGCCCGGTCCAGTGGCAGACGGGCCCCGTCGTCTGGGGCACGCCCGGCACCAACGGCCAGCACGCGTACTACCAACTCATCCACCAGGGCACGAAGCTGATCCCGGCGGACCTCATCGGCTTCGCGAAGCCGGTCGATGAGCTGGGCCCCGAACTCGCCGCGCAGCACGACCTGTTGATGGCCAACCTCTTCGCGCAGGGCCAGGCGCTCGCCTTCGGCAAGACGCCCGACGAGGTGCGCGCCGAGGGCGTGGCGGAGGAACTGGTCCCGCACAAGACGTTCAAGGGCAACCACCCGACGACGACGGTCCTCGCGCGCGAACTCACCCCTTCGGTCCTCGGCCAGCTCATCGCCCTCTACGAGCAGAAGGTGTTCGTCCAGGGCGCCGTCTGGAACATCGACTCCTTCGACCAGTGGGGCGTCGAACTCGGCAAGGTCCTCGCCAAGCGCGTCGAGCCCGCCCTCGCCGAAGGCGCCGAGGTCCCCGGCCTCGACGCCTCCACGCGGTCCCTCGTCGCCACCTACCGCGCCCTGCGCGGCCGTACCTCCTGA
- a CDS encoding histidine phosphatase family protein — MGDLLLVRHGETEWSLTGQHTSWTDKPLTQHGEEQAKSLAPFFAGRPFALALTSPLDRAVRTADLAGLAGATPYDDLHEWDYGAYEGITTREIHRTRPTWDLWTDGVPPGPEGHPGKSPAEVGARADRVLSRVDAALAADEGDVVLVAHAHFLRVVTARRLGLAPAEGRLFQLGTGTVSRLSTEHGRPVVAAWNVRPRD, encoded by the coding sequence ATGGGTGACCTTCTGCTGGTCCGGCACGGCGAGACCGAGTGGAGCCTGACCGGACAGCACACCAGCTGGACGGACAAGCCCCTCACCCAGCACGGCGAGGAACAGGCCAAGTCCCTCGCCCCGTTCTTCGCCGGCCGGCCCTTCGCTCTCGCCCTCACCAGCCCGCTGGACCGCGCGGTCCGCACCGCCGATCTGGCGGGCCTGGCGGGGGCCACCCCGTACGACGATCTCCACGAGTGGGACTACGGGGCGTACGAAGGCATCACCACCCGCGAGATCCACCGCACCCGGCCCACCTGGGACCTCTGGACCGACGGCGTGCCGCCCGGCCCCGAAGGCCACCCGGGGAAGTCACCGGCCGAGGTCGGCGCACGGGCCGACCGCGTCCTGTCCCGCGTGGACGCGGCGCTCGCGGCCGACGAGGGAGACGTCGTCCTGGTCGCGCACGCGCACTTCCTGCGCGTGGTCACCGCCCGCCGCCTCGGCCTCGCACCTGCCGAGGGCCGTTTGTTCCAGCTGGGCACGGGCACGGTGAGCCGCCTGTCGACGGAGCACGGCCGCCCGGTCGTCGCGGCCTGGAACGTGCGCCCGCGCGACTGA
- a CDS encoding DUF72 domain-containing protein, whose amino-acid sequence MSEILVGTCSWTDRALLAGGWYPRGRRDAEGRLRHYAGRFPVVEVDATYYALPREETCRLWADRTPDGFRFDVKAFSLLTGHPTRQASLPADLRGEPAGPWLLDTVWQRFSGALEPLRRAGRLGTLLFQFPPWFAPGPRAEKALSECAERAAGWPVAVEFRHPAWWQEGRRARSEALLTELDMAAVAVDTAQGLPGSMPPVAPVAAPRHAVVRFHGRSTAWGTGSKEDKFRHTYTEAELAEWLPRVRSMAERADEVHVLFNNCCADAAVRAAESMSRLIDGGPSGDLARADASSAPSDPATLFDRTTLFEAATLFDPEPLGNNPGNSPGTSAT is encoded by the coding sequence ATGAGCGAGATTCTGGTGGGCACCTGTTCGTGGACGGACCGCGCGCTGCTGGCCGGCGGCTGGTATCCGCGGGGCCGACGGGACGCCGAGGGGCGGCTGCGCCACTACGCCGGCCGTTTCCCGGTGGTGGAGGTGGACGCGACCTACTACGCCCTCCCCCGCGAGGAGACCTGCCGGTTGTGGGCGGACCGCACGCCGGACGGGTTCCGCTTCGACGTGAAGGCGTTCTCCCTGCTCACCGGGCACCCGACCCGGCAGGCCTCCCTCCCCGCCGACCTGCGGGGCGAACCGGCGGGCCCCTGGCTCCTCGACACCGTGTGGCAGCGCTTCAGCGGCGCGCTCGAACCGCTTCGCCGGGCGGGCCGGCTGGGCACGCTGCTGTTCCAGTTCCCGCCCTGGTTCGCCCCGGGGCCCCGGGCGGAGAAGGCGCTGAGCGAGTGTGCCGAACGCGCCGCGGGCTGGCCGGTGGCCGTGGAGTTCCGGCACCCCGCGTGGTGGCAGGAGGGTCGGCGGGCCCGCAGCGAGGCGCTGCTGACGGAGCTGGACATGGCCGCGGTCGCGGTGGACACGGCGCAGGGGCTGCCGGGGTCCATGCCTCCCGTGGCCCCCGTCGCCGCGCCGCGGCACGCGGTGGTCCGCTTCCACGGGCGCAGCACGGCGTGGGGCACCGGTTCCAAGGAGGACAAGTTCCGCCACACGTACACGGAGGCGGAACTCGCCGAGTGGCTTCCGCGCGTGCGCTCCATGGCCGAGCGTGCCGACGAGGTCCACGTCCTGTTCAACAACTGCTGTGCGGACGCGGCGGTCCGGGCGGCGGAGTCGATGAGCCGGCTCATCGACGGGGGGCCGTCGGGCGATCTGGCACGCGCGGATGCCTCGTCGGCCCCGTCCGATCCGGCAACCCTCTTCGACCGGACGACCCTGTTCGAAGCAGCGACGCTGTTCGATCCGGAGCCCCTGGGGAACAACCCCGGCAACTCCCCCGGTACATCGGCCACTTGA
- a CDS encoding glycerophosphodiester phosphodiesterase, translating into MRTVTAVAHRGDPYRVRENTLPSLRSAFEQGADAVEIDVRLCGDGVPVLLHDATLKRLWGYDRPLGVLSSAEVDGLTEGGVPTLEAALAATAGHRVMIDLPGATHDAVRTIVGVVAECGAADRVHYCAGGETMLAVRDADPAAEIALTWTTLAPPRRVLLDAVKPRWLNYRFPLVDRELVFQVHRDGFLVSAWTPDTRRSMRRLIDAGVDAITTNRVGLLKALRTS; encoded by the coding sequence ATGCGCACTGTGACAGCCGTGGCCCACCGAGGCGATCCCTACCGCGTCCGCGAGAACACCCTCCCGTCCCTGCGCTCCGCGTTCGAACAGGGCGCGGACGCGGTGGAGATCGACGTCCGCCTGTGCGGCGACGGCGTACCCGTACTGCTGCACGACGCGACGCTCAAACGCCTGTGGGGGTACGACCGTCCGCTCGGCGTGCTGTCCTCCGCCGAGGTGGACGGCCTCACCGAGGGCGGCGTGCCAACGCTCGAAGCGGCCCTCGCGGCCACGGCGGGGCACCGGGTGATGATCGACCTGCCGGGGGCGACGCACGACGCCGTGCGGACGATCGTCGGGGTCGTCGCGGAGTGCGGGGCCGCGGACCGCGTCCACTACTGCGCGGGCGGGGAGACCATGCTCGCCGTGCGCGACGCCGACCCGGCCGCGGAGATCGCACTGACCTGGACGACGCTGGCCCCGCCTCGCCGTGTCCTGCTCGACGCCGTGAAGCCCCGCTGGCTCAACTACCGCTTCCCGCTGGTCGACCGCGAACTGGTCTTCCAGGTGCACCGCGACGGCTTCCTCGTCTCGGCGTGGACCCCCGACACCCGCCGCTCGATGCGCCGTCTGATCGACGCGGGCGTCGACGCGATCACCACCAACCGCGTCGGCCTTTTGAAGGCGCTGCGCACCTCCTGA
- a CDS encoding DUF4190 domain-containing protein — protein sequence MTERMKEVTAMPEGADGAEGAEGAGAPGERDPWAPPAEDVKGAGARRGVPGPVGPPAAHVQWAGTPMPGAAVPPSPPSPTGGLGEPVPPPPISPDGPGQAAYGYPGRGPAGFQGYEGQAGPADRQGYPGCPGYAGYPGYQGGPPGYGWPSLPMAPANGMGVAALVLGIIATVGFCLGPLAVVLGVLAVVFGAVGRGKARRGEATNGGQALAGIICGSVGIVLGAAFLVILMTMPEEPATDALRYASTVITARP from the coding sequence ATGACGGAACGTATGAAAGAGGTGACCGCCATGCCGGAGGGTGCGGACGGCGCGGAGGGCGCGGAGGGCGCGGGTGCGCCGGGGGAGCGGGATCCTTGGGCTCCGCCCGCGGAGGACGTGAAGGGCGCGGGGGCGCGGCGGGGAGTGCCGGGTCCGGTCGGGCCGCCCGCGGCTCATGTCCAGTGGGCGGGGACGCCGATGCCGGGGGCCGCGGTGCCCCCGTCCCCGCCTTCGCCGACCGGGGGGCTGGGGGAGCCGGTGCCGCCGCCACCGATATCGCCGGACGGGCCGGGGCAGGCGGCGTACGGGTACCCGGGGCGGGGACCTGCCGGTTTCCAGGGGTACGAGGGTCAGGCGGGGCCCGCCGACCGGCAGGGTTACCCGGGCTGTCCGGGATACGCCGGATACCCGGGATACCAGGGCGGGCCGCCCGGATACGGCTGGCCCTCCCTGCCGATGGCGCCCGCGAACGGCATGGGCGTGGCCGCACTCGTGCTCGGGATCATCGCCACAGTCGGCTTCTGTCTGGGGCCGCTGGCGGTCGTCCTCGGCGTCCTCGCGGTGGTCTTCGGCGCGGTGGGGCGCGGGAAGGCGCGGCGGGGAGAGGCGACGAACGGCGGCCAGGCGCTGGCGGGGATCATCTGCGGGTCGGTCGGCATCGTGCTGGGGGCGGCCTTCTTGGTGATCCTGATGACGATGCCGGAGGAGCCCGCGACGGACGCCCTGCGCTACGCCTCCACGGTGATCACAGCCAGGCCCTAG
- a CDS encoding NADAR family protein: MSVVRARLACMTKIESVRSVDALVRAVSEGEPVEYLYFWGHTPRRDGSLGRSCLSQWWPSPFTVDGVTYASAEHWMMAAKARLFADADAERAILAARTPTEAKKAGRGVRGFDEAAWAQERFEIVVRGSVHKFTSDPALREFLTGTGRQVLVEASPLDRVWGVGLAADDPLILDPARWRGPNLLGFALMEARALLSSRCDVGEGGRG, translated from the coding sequence GTGTCAGTGGTGCGTGCCAGACTCGCGTGCATGACGAAGATCGAATCGGTGCGCTCGGTGGACGCGCTGGTCCGCGCGGTGAGCGAGGGCGAGCCGGTGGAGTACCTGTACTTCTGGGGCCACACCCCGAGGCGGGACGGCTCCCTGGGCCGCAGCTGCCTCAGCCAGTGGTGGCCCTCGCCCTTCACCGTGGACGGCGTCACGTACGCGTCGGCGGAGCACTGGATGATGGCGGCCAAGGCCCGCCTCTTCGCCGACGCGGACGCCGAGCGGGCGATCCTCGCGGCACGGACCCCCACCGAGGCGAAGAAGGCGGGGCGGGGTGTGCGGGGCTTCGACGAGGCGGCCTGGGCCCAGGAGCGGTTCGAGATCGTGGTGCGGGGCAGCGTCCACAAGTTCACGTCGGACCCGGCACTGAGGGAGTTCCTCACGGGGACGGGGCGGCAGGTGCTGGTGGAGGCGAGCCCGCTGGACCGCGTGTGGGGGGTGGGACTCGCGGCGGACGACCCCCTGATCCTGGACCCGGCGCGGTGGCGGGGGCCGAACCTCCTCGGGTTCGCGCTCATGGAAGCGCGGGCTCTCCTGTCCTCGCGGTGCGACGTGGGTGAGGGGGGCCGGGGGTAG
- a CDS encoding gamma-aminobutyraldehyde dehydrogenase yields the protein MHNFQARDHFADGAQYIAGRLTKGTSGRTHAVVDPATAEEVYSYELAGRDDVDAAVAAAAEAFPGWAGATPGERSDAMHRFAGVLADRAEEFARAESVQCGKPIKLSREFDVPGTVDNTAFFAGAARHLQGQSAGEYTGDHTSYVRREPIGVVGSIAPWNYPLQMAAWKVLPAIAAGNTIVLKPAELTPFTSLLFAQAATEAGIPDGVVNIVTGAGKDAGEHLVGHPDVAMTSFTGSTGVGKRVAEIATATVKRLHLELGGKAPFVVFDDADLDAAVHGAVAGSLINSGQDCTAATRAYVQRPLYDAFVEGVADLMRSVRLGDPFDPNTDMGPLISHAHRDRVAGFVDRARSYARVVTGGEALAHPGAFYRPTLVVDAAQDSEIVQSEIFGPVLVVLPFDSDDEGIRLANDTPYGLAASAWSRDVYRAGRATREIKAGCVWVNDHIPILSEMPHGGYKASGYGKDMSVYSFEEYTQVKHVMFDNTAVVRKDWHRTIFGDR from the coding sequence ATGCACAACTTCCAGGCGCGGGACCATTTCGCGGACGGCGCGCAGTACATCGCCGGGCGGCTGACCAAGGGCACCTCGGGCCGGACCCACGCGGTCGTGGACCCGGCCACCGCCGAGGAGGTCTACTCGTACGAGCTGGCCGGAAGAGACGACGTCGACGCCGCCGTCGCCGCGGCGGCCGAGGCGTTCCCCGGCTGGGCGGGCGCCACCCCGGGCGAGCGCTCGGACGCCATGCACCGTTTCGCGGGCGTGCTGGCCGACCGCGCCGAGGAGTTCGCGCGGGCCGAGTCGGTGCAGTGCGGCAAGCCGATCAAGCTGAGCCGGGAGTTCGACGTGCCGGGCACCGTCGACAACACCGCCTTCTTCGCGGGCGCAGCCCGCCACCTCCAGGGCCAGTCGGCGGGTGAGTACACCGGGGACCACACCTCGTACGTACGCCGGGAGCCCATCGGCGTCGTCGGGTCCATCGCGCCCTGGAACTACCCGCTCCAGATGGCCGCCTGGAAGGTCCTGCCGGCGATCGCGGCCGGCAACACCATCGTGCTGAAGCCCGCCGAGCTGACCCCCTTCACCTCGCTCCTGTTCGCGCAGGCCGCCACCGAGGCCGGCATCCCGGACGGTGTCGTCAACATCGTCACGGGGGCCGGCAAGGACGCCGGTGAGCACCTCGTCGGACACCCTGACGTCGCCATGACGTCCTTCACCGGCTCCACCGGCGTCGGCAAGCGCGTCGCCGAGATCGCCACCGCCACCGTCAAGCGGCTGCACCTGGAACTCGGCGGCAAGGCGCCCTTCGTGGTGTTCGACGACGCCGACCTCGACGCCGCCGTGCACGGCGCGGTCGCCGGATCGCTCATCAACTCCGGACAGGACTGCACGGCCGCCACGCGCGCGTACGTCCAGCGTCCGCTCTACGACGCGTTCGTGGAGGGCGTCGCCGACCTCATGAGGAGCGTGCGGCTCGGCGACCCGTTCGACCCGAACACCGACATGGGGCCCCTCATCTCGCATGCCCACCGCGACCGCGTCGCCGGCTTCGTCGACCGGGCCCGCTCCTACGCGCGCGTGGTGACCGGCGGCGAGGCGCTCGCGCACCCCGGCGCCTTCTACCGGCCGACGCTCGTCGTGGACGCCGCGCAGGACAGCGAGATCGTCCAGTCCGAGATATTCGGACCCGTGCTCGTCGTACTGCCCTTCGACAGTGACGACGAGGGCATCCGCCTCGCCAACGACACCCCCTACGGCCTCGCCGCCTCCGCCTGGAGCCGCGACGTGTACCGCGCGGGCCGCGCCACCCGCGAGATCAAGGCCGGCTGCGTCTGGGTCAACGACCACATCCCGATCCTCAGCGAGATGCCGCACGGCGGCTACAAGGCCTCGGGCTACGGCAAGGACATGTCCGTGTACTCATTCGAGGAGTACACGCAGGTGAAGCACGTCATGTTCGACAACACCGCGGTGGTCCGCAAGGACTGGCACCGCACGATCTTCGGGGACCGATAG